A genomic region of Miscanthus floridulus cultivar M001 chromosome 3, ASM1932011v1, whole genome shotgun sequence contains the following coding sequences:
- the LOC136545516 gene encoding protein NRT1/ PTR FAMILY 2.9-like, with translation MARPSVPRTGEHAAAPTGGDTILAVHDDDGTVHCDSLDATATREVRYRGWKAMPFVIGNETFEKLGSIGTAANLMVYLTSVFYMTNVRAAVALNVFGGTTNLATVFGAFASDLCLGRYATVGFGCVATVIGMIILTLTAGVPALHPPPCSAGAGGQQCAGATEGQFAVLALSFLFIVVGAGGIRPCSLPFGADQFDPRTESGRRGINSFFNWYYFTLTIAVVGSSTGIIYVQSNVSWCIGFAIPAALMFASCVLFFAGAGLYVRVRPEGIPLASVFRVAVAAVRKRRAPAPEDPAASLFRTRHASSLVSRLPYTDQFRFLDKAAVVVEYDSEVDDASGGCPRDPWLLCSLQQVEEAKCVLRIMPVWATCIVYYVAFAQTNTYVVLQAAQADRRLGPGGGFEVPPASFTIFPMLALAVWIPLYDRLVVPWLRRLTGVEGGVTLLQRMGVGMVLSVVAMLIAGVVEQRRRELAVLHQAEANRELLSVTLVSPASAFWLVPQLAALGLSEAFNQVSQMEFYYKQFPENMRSVAGSLLFTGLALSLYLSGLLVVVVHRATADPVRGDDGWLAENLNRGKLDWFYFLIAFIGAVNFFVFLACAKWYRYKGLDDGEQGADGVHQWQPRTVEVDDCPEEGRVVRKRSF, from the exons ATGGCGCGCCCCTCCGTCCCCCGCACCGGTGAACACGCCGCGGCGCCCACCGGCGGCGACACCATTCTCGCGGTCCACGATGACGACGGCACAGTCCACTGCGACTCGTTGGACGCCACCGCGACGCGGGAGGTCCGGTACCGGGGGTGGAAGGCGATGCCGTTCGTGATCGGGAACGAGACGTTCGAGAAGCTGGGCAGTATCGGCACCGCGGCGAACCTGATGGTGTACCTCACCTCCGTCTTCTACATGACCAACGTCCGCGCCGCCGTGGCGCTCAACGTGTTCGGCGGCACCACCAACCTCGCCACCGTCTTCGGCGCCTTCGCCTCCGACCTCTGCCTCGGCCGCTACGCCACCGTTGGCTTCGGCTGCGTCGCGACAGTCATC GGCATGATCATCCTGACGCTGACGGCCGGCGTGCCGGCGCTGCACCCGCCGCCGTGCAGCGCCGGCGCGGGCGGGCAGCAGTGCGCCGGCGCGACGGAGGGACAGTTCGCGGTGCTGGCGCTGTCGTTCTTGTTCATCGTGGTGGGCGCGGGCGGCATCCGGCCGTGCAGCCTGCCGTTCGGCGCCGACCAGTTCGACCCGCGCACGGAGTCCGGCCGCCGCGGGATCAACAGCTTCTTCAACTGGTACTACTTCACCCTGACCATCGCCGTTGTGGGCTCGTCGACGGGGATCATCTACGTGCAGAGCAACGTGAGCTGGTGCATCGGGTTCGCCATCCCCGCCGCGCTCATGTTCGCCTCCTGCGTGCTCTTCTTCGCCGGCGCGGGGCTCTACGTCCGCGTGCGCCCCGAGGGGATCCCTTTGGCCAGCGTCTTCCGCGTCGCCGTCGCGGCGGTCCGTAAGCGGCGCGCCCCGGCGCCCGAGGACCCCGCGGCGTCCCTCTTCAGGACGCGCCACGCGAGCTCGCTCGTGTCGAGGCTCCCCTACACCGACCAGTTCAGGTTCCTCGACAAGGCCGCCGTGGTGGTGGAGTACGACAGCGAGGTCGACGACGCCAGCGGTGGCTGCCCCAGGGACCCGTGGCTGCTGTGCAGCCTGCAGCAGGTGGAGGAGGCCAAGTGCGTCCTCCGCATCATGCCGGTGTGGGCCACCTGCATCGTCTACTACGTGGCGTTCGCGCAGACCAACACCTACGTCGTCCTGCAGGCGGCGCAGGCCGACCGCCGCCTCGGCCCCGGCGGCGGCTTCGAGGTGCCGCCGGCGTCGTTCACCATCTTCCCCATGCTGGCGCTCGCCGTGTGGATCCCGCTCTACGACCGCCTCGTGGTGCCGTGGCTGCGCAGGCTCACCGGCGTTGAGGGCGGCGTCACGCTGCTCCAGCGCATGGGCGTGGGCATGGTGCTCTCCGTCGTGGCCATGCTCATCGCCGGCGTCGTGGAGCAGCGCCGGCGCGAGCTCGCCGTGCTCCACCAGGCGGAGGCGAACCGCGAGCTGCTTTCCGTCACCCTCGTCTCGCCGGCGTCAGCGTTCTGGCTGGTGCCGCAGCTGGCGGCGCTGGGCCTCTCGGAGGCGTTCAACCAGGTGAGCCAGATGGAGTTCTACTACAAGCAGTTCCCGGAGAACATGCGCAGCGTCGCCGGGTCGCTCCTCTTCACCGGCCTGGCGCTGTCCTTGTACCTCAGCGGGCTGCTGGTCGTCGTGGTGCACCGCGCGACGGCCGACCCCGTGCGGGGCGACGACGGGTGGCTCGCCGAGAACCTCAACAGGGGGAAGCTGGACTGGTTCTACTTCCTCATCGCCTTCATCGGTGCCGTCAACTTCTTCGTGTTCCTCGCATGCGCGAAATGGTACAGGTACAAGGGACTGGATGATGGTGAACAAGGTGCAGACGGGGTCCATCAATGgcagccaagaacagtggaagtaGACGACTGTCCTGAGGAAGGAAGAGTAGTACGTAAACGTAGCTTCTGA